The DNA window AGCCTGCTATTTCTATCCTCTCTGAAGGTATACCAGCTTTAATAAGGTAGTCTCTTACAGCCTGAGCTCTCCTTAGAGCAAGCCTGTCATTGTAAGCCTTTGGACCGATGCTGTCGGTAAAGCCCTCTATCCTTACTCTCACGCCAGGGTTTTCCTTGAGAGCTTTAACCACCTCATTAAGAAGCGGTATGTATTCCCTCTTTATGTTGTGTTTATCAAAATCAAAGTGAACCCTTGCGGTCACCATGAGGAGCTCTTCCTGAGGCTGAGGTGGCTTGGGAGCTGGAGCGGGAGGAGGAGCTGGTTCAGCCTTTGCAAGCTCCGGAAGGAAGGGCTTACCTGTGTAGCATTCAAGGTTTCCGTCCCTGGCTATGTTTACTTTCTGTATGGCAGTGTTTATTTCAGTCTGCGCCTTTCCGTAAAAATCCACAACCTTTGTAATGCTTGGCTGGGGTTTTGAGAGCTCGTAAGCCATGGCATCATAATAAACCTCAGCCCTTGCAAGCTCGGCGGGTGCACAGCTAAGAGCCCTGTTCTCTCTTGCATACTTGAGGCTTGAATTGAGAGAGCTTATGTCCAGCCCAAGACTCTTTTCATACTCAACCCTTATTCTTGAGCCTTCCTCCTCATCATAGTATAGTGGCTCACCATACTCACCGTATTCAACCTTCTTAACCCTCTTTACCTCTGCCTGCTCTATGAATTCAATGTTATCAAGCTCCACCCTTCCTGCCCTTGCCTTTGAAAGGGCACTGAAGCTCTTTACCATAAAGAGCCTTGAGCCAGCCTCATCCAGACTGGAAGCAAGGGAGTTTGCCACATCTCTGCTTGTCCTCGCCTTCTCAAAGTGATATGGGTCTTTGAGGTCAATTTCTGCTCTCTTTGCAAGCTCAATGCTTCTCTGGACCTGATTTACACCATCAAGAATCCTCATGTTAGAAAAGTCCTGTGCATAGAGGAGTGCAGAGCTCATGAGTAAGAAACCAAGCTTTTTCATGCTTCCCTCCTTTCTCCTTATTCTACAATAAAATTTTACACCATGAGGGCTGTTCTGCAAAGGGTAAAAGAGTCAAGGGTTCTTGTGGATGGCTCGGAGGTTGCACGCATAGGTGAGGGGCTCAACATACTACTGGGGGTTGGGGTGGGTGATACTGAAGATGACGTTAAAAAGCTCGTAGAAAAGATAATAAACCTGCGTATCTTTGAAGGCTCCTCCGGAAAGTTCAACCTTTCTCTTCTTGATATAATGGGCTCTGCACTTGTTGTATCCCAGTTTACGCTCTATGCCAACATAAGAAAGGGCAGAAGACCCAGCTTTGAGCTTGCAGAAAAGCCTGAGAGGGCAAGGGAGCTCTATGAGCTCTTTGTAGAAAGACTCTCGGAGCATGTGCCCACCCAGTGTGGTATGTTCGGTGCCATGATGGAGGTTCATATAGTCAACTGGGGACCTGTTACCATAATACTTGACAGCAAGGAGATTTAGAGTTCTATTTCTAAAAGCATGCTGAAGGGCACGGCTATACCGCTCAGGAAAAGGTGACCCGGTTTGAGGGTGGGTAACAACCTGACCTGGTCTTCGTAGGGATATTCAAAGAACTGTGAAACTGCGTTTATGTCATTCTGCGTTATCAGCCTGAAGATTGCCTGAGTGTTGAGTTGAGAGAGCACATACTTGCTCAAGTTTGCAGGTCTCTGAGAGACAGCCAGAAGACCAACTCCAAACTTTCTTCCTTCAAGGGCTATCCTCTTTGTCATACTTATGGCCAGGTTCTCCCTGCCTGCAGGAACCTCCGTGGCTCCCCTCTCTGGAGCAAAGTTGTGAGCTTCTTCAAGAACAAGGAGCCTTCTTGAAGGTTTTGACCTGGCAATGGACATTATCTCTCTGAGAAGGAGCCCCGTCATGTTTAGCCTGGTGTTTATGTTCACCACATCCCTGAGGTCTATTATGACCACATCAGCAGGTGAGCTGAGGGCTTCACCCAGCAACCTGAAGACTTGTGGTTGATTCTGGAGGACCTCTTCACCCATGTCTTTTGACAACATACGGAGCACTTCAAGCACCTCCTTTTTCAGTCCACCCTTAGAAGCCTCAAGGAGCATGTCTCCCAGGCCTCTTTCAGCATAAGCGGAGAGTCTGAGGTCCGGTTTTATGTAAGTCCTCATGTGGGTGAGGAATGTCCTTTCCTCCTCACCTTTCTCCTGAAGTAAAAGTCCATATTCTCTAAAGAGCTCCTTTATATCCTCCACCCATAGAGGAAGAAGTGTATAGGGTATTCTTACGTGGTGAATTCTGCTCTCTTCAATTCTGAGCTTCTGCCTGTACTCTCCGAACAGGTCAAAGACAAAGGTTTTGCATACAGCGGGTGGCGTGTTTTCAATGAGCCTTGCCACAAAGGTGGTCTTTCCAGAGCCTGTGGTCCCGAGGATAGCCATGTGCATGGAGCTTATTTTTGCAAGGTCCACATAAACTGATACTGGCCTTCCCACAAGGTTTCCAACCCTCACAGGCAAGTCCATTGAATAGCCAGAGAGGTTTGTTTTCATAACCCTCTTGAGGTCCTCATCCCCCTCTCTTACAGGAAGAAGCTGGTCACCCGGACGAAGACCGGAGAGGGGTGTGCCAAAGTAGCCCTCCTCTTTTTCTCTGAGCTCAAGGAGCACCCTGACCTTTCCCATAAGACCAGACGCCCTGAGAGAGGTTCTGAGGTAGGCAACAGCCCAGACCCTGCTTTCAGAGGGACCCTCTAAGGATTCTGGCTGACCTGTATGGGTGTATACCTTTGTGAGCTTGCACAGAAGCCTTCCATGCTCCCTTTGAGCCCACAGAAAGGACTGCTCTGGGAGGTTTTCAAAGAGAGCCACCACCGCCTCTGTGGAAGATTCAACGGACAGAACAACCGCCACCGTATCCTCAAAGAGTCTTACAGACCTTCTTTTGTAGTCCTCAAAGAGCTCAAGAAGCCTCCTTGCCTCCTCTCCATGCAGGGCGACCATGACCTCTAAATTGCCATCCTCCTCAAGTCCCGGTCTTGTGAGGTTTGCAGAACCCACAAGGGCTAGTCTGTCGTCTATCAGTATGAGCTTCGCATGAAGCTTTTCGTTTATGTATAGCTCAGCACCATACCTTTCAAGAGCTTTAAAAGTGCCCTCTCCCGTTATGCTCAAGTCCCTAAGCTCCCCGGCTCTGAGTATAACCTCAAGCCTCACACCTCTAGGAAGCACCTCGAGGAGTTTTTCAAGCATGCACTGGTCAATCCAGGGAGAGGCTATCTTCAGGCTCTTGCTGGCTGTTGCCACTTCCCTTCTGAGTATCTCAAGATATTCCTTCATTCTGAAACTCCACCCAGTTTCTGAAAACCCTCACAAGCTCAAGTGTTCTACTTCTAAGGTTATCCAGAGTTCCCCTGTTCTCCAAAATAAAGTGGGCGTATCTGAGCTTTTTCTCTGGAGGCATCTGATTTTTCCACCTTCTTTCAAAGTCTTCAGGACTGTAGCCAGCTCTCAGGGCTCTATCTCTGCATACCTCATAGGGTGCATACACCAGAAGAGTTGCATGGTAGTTTCTGTAGGTGCCCTTTTCCACGAGAAGGCTTGCCTCAACAACTACCACACCCTTTTCTGGAATTTTCCTGAACTCCTCTTCAAGCCTTTTGTAAAGGGCTATGTGGGTTATATTCTCTAAAAGCCTGAGCTTTTCAGCGTCCTTAAAAACCATGTCAGCAAGCCTTTTCCTGTCAATTTCTCCACCTTCATCAAGTATTTCACTGCCAAAAGCCCTTACCACCTCTGTGTAGACCTCACCCCTTTCTTCGTAAAAGCTCCTTATAATCCCATCTGCATCAAAAACCTGAAAGCCCGCTTCCTGAAAAAACCTTCCCACAGTGGACTTGCCCGAGCCAAGGTTTCCCGTCAGGGCTATCTTTAGCATTAAGGGATATTTTAAACTGGAGGTGCTGACATGAAGAGGCTTTTTGCTGTGCTATTTCTTATAAATCTTAGCTTCGCTGTGGAAGGAGAGCTCATTTTCAAAAACTCCTGTATGAGATGCCACACCGATAAGGACAAGAAGCCACTGGGCTATCTGAAGGAAAAATATAAAGGCAAGCCGGAGGCGGTTGCGGAGCTCGCCAGAAGGTGCCCATGGGGTCAGGGTCTGTCGGAGATGGAGATAGAGCTGGTGAGCAAGTGGCTGGCGGGTGTTAAGTAGAATGCGTTAATATATTCTCCATGCTAACACCTTACGAGGATGCACTGGAGCTGCTACTCGAAAACACAGAACCCTTGCCCACTGAAAAGATTTTCCTGTGGAATACCCTTGACAGAGTGCTTGCAGAGGACATAAAGGCGGATACAGACAAGCCTCCCTTTGACAACTCTGCAATGGATGGTTATGCGGTCAGAAGTGAGGACATCTCAGAAGTCCCTGCAAGGCTCAGGCTTGTGGGAGAGGCTCCGGCGGGTGGTGATGCGGACATAAGAGTGGAAAAGGGCACAGCGGTAAGGATATTCACCGGGGCTCCCATACCAGAGGGTGCGGACACGGTGGTGCCCGTGGAGTTTACAAAGCTTGAAGGAGAGTATGTGCTTGTGGAAAAGTCCCTAAGAAAGGGTGCCAATGTAAGACTGAGGGGTGAAGAGATAAAAGGAGGTGAGGTAATCCTCCAGAGGGGGACAAGAGTCAGAAGGTATGAGGTTAGTCTTATGGCTTCTGTGGGCAGAGTAATGGTGGAGGTCTTCAGAAGACCGAAGGTTGCCATCCTCTCAACGGGGGATGAAATAAGGGAGCTGGGAGAAGCCCTCGAAAGGCCCTCTCACATAAGAAGCTCCAACAACCATGCCCTGTATGCGGGGGCTTTAGAGCTTGGGTGTGAAGTGGTTCACTTAGGGATAGTGAGGGATGAGCCTGAGGAGATAGAAAGGGTGCTCAGGGATGTGGAGAGCTTTGACATATTTGTAAGCACGGGAGGCGTGTCTGTTGGTGATAAGGACTTTGTGCAGAGGCTCGTAAAGGAGATGGGCTTTGAGGTCCTCTTTCACAAGCTCAGGATAAAGCCTGCAAAGCCAGTGCTCCTTGCAAGAAGGGGCAGGAGCCTCTTCTTCGGTCTTCCTGGAAACCCTGTTTCCTGCATCATGGCTTTTGACCTTCTTGTAAAGCCTGCCATAAGGAGGATGCAGGGATTTCAGGAGTGCAGACCGCCTCTATACAGGGCGGAGCTGGTGAGGGGCTTTTCAAGAAAAGATGCGGAAAGAAGGGAGTTTGTGAGGGCAAGATTCTGGCAGAGAGATGGAAGGCTCTTCTGCGACTACTCCCCAAAAACCCAGTCCCACATGCTCACCTCCTACGTGGATGCCAACTGTTACATGGTGGTATACGAGGACGTGCATGAGCTTAAGGCAGGGCAGGTGGTGGACATAATCCCCTTTGACTGGTGATGGGAAAGAAGGAGATAGAAAGGTTAAGAGGGCAGGTGCTTCAGACTCTGGGAGAAAGGCTAAACATGGAAAAATGCCTTCTTCTGCTGTATGGCTCAACCGCTCTGGGAGAGGATACGGAGCTTTCCGACATAGACCTTGCACTGGACTGTCTTGAACCCCTTGATGACAGGCTGTTCCTTGAGATTGTAGAGGAGCTGAGTCTGAGAGTGGATACACCCAGAAAGATTGAGCTGGTGGAAATAAGAAGGCTTTCGGAAGAGTTCCTTGAAAGTATCATAAAAGGAGCGGTGCTATGGCATGTGGGGAGAGACTACTTAAAAAGCTGGTTCAGACAGAGAAGGCTCTGAAAAAGCTGGAAGGGGTAAGGGCTCTTGAGGAAAGGCTTGAAGAGGAGCTTCTCTACGAAGTGGCTACAAAGAGGTTTGAATACACCTTTGAAAGCCTGTGGAAGACAATAAGACTTTTTCTGCTTGAAAAGAAGGGGCTTGAGTGCAACTCACCCATGGATTGCCTAAAGGGCTTTTATTCGGTGGGTCTTCTCAGCAGGGAAGTTGCGGAGAAAATCGCAAAAACGGTCAGGCTCAGGAACGAAGTGGTCCACATCTACGACTTTTCTCTTGCGGGGAGAGCATATGTAGACATAAACTCAACCGCACTGCCCCTCTTCAGGGCGGTGGTTGAAAGAATAAAAGAGGAGTGCCAGAAGGAGGATTAGAGCCTTATAACAGTCTTTTTCCTCTCCATGTAGCCCTTTCTCAGCCTGTAGCCCTCCTCAGGATAAAGCCCATAAAAGAGGTTCTGCACATGGTTTCCTTCCACAAAGAAGCACCACCTTTCGAGAAAGCTCCCCACCACGAGGCTTGCAAAGGTTATGGCGTAGAAGGTGTAGTTATAGTTGCCAGTAATCCAGGAGTAGAGCACCAGAAAGAGGGGAACCACGAAGGTGAGTATGTATGCAACGGGAAGAACAGAGCCCAGAAGGTCTTTCCCTTTTTTGTAGTAGAACTCCGTGGTGCAGTAGTTATCGGTGGTGCTACCCGTGTCAAGAACCCTGATTGGTCTGTTGTGAGGAAGGTTGAGGGCTTCGTTTATGGTGGGTCTTGATATGAGAAACTGTCTTATGTTAAAGGCTATCCTGAAGGCAAGACCCAGGGACAGGAAAAGGAAGGTAAGGAAAAGGTAGGCGGGAATAAACTCCGGTCTGTAGTGGTAAGTAAGAGCCAGAAAGGCTGAAGAGCCAAGCATGAGATACATATTGAGGTAGTAAAGAACTGTGAAAGATGTGTTCCACTCAAGCACGAACTTGTTGCTGGCATATATCATGGCAGTAGAGAGGGCTGAAAGCCAGCCGAGGATAAAGGTTGTTATTCCAAGCAAGTGCTGCAAAAAGGGCTGTGCGTTAAAGTAGTAAGAAAGCCCATACAGAAGTAGGGTAAAACCATAAGCCCCGCTGAAGACTGCCTCCCTTGAAAGCCAGGAGGTGTGAAAACGTCTTATTGCCTTCCACGCTCTCAACTTGTGTCCAAGGTGAAAACTTGCCCCTATAGCACCCAGACCTATGAGAATGAGAGAAATGATGAGAGATATAAGAACCGCATTCCTGGGCATGGCAGTGTTTCTGCCAAAGAGAGTGAGAAATTCCATAAAGTAGGTAAAGGTAAAGAGGCCTATAGAAACACCGGCGGTAAGGAAAAACCATATAAGAGAGACTGGTGGGTGCATGCTTAACCTCCTACATGATGTCTTCTTAAAACTTCAAGGAAGAGCGGGTTATCGTGCTTTAAGAGGTGTTCATCCACATGAACCTTTGTTTCTGTCCTTGGTAGATAGTGATTGCCGGGGTTTGTTCCCATATCAGAGAAGAGCACGAAGCCGTTTCGCTCCTTTATAACTCTGTATACTTCACTTTCTGGGTCTTCTATGTCCCCAAAGAACCTCGCCCTTGCAGGACAGGTAAGAACACAGGCAGGTCTTCTATGTTCTGGTGGCAGGGACTCGTCGTATATCCTGTCTATGCAGAGGGTGCACTTTTTCATCACCTTGTCCGCTTCATCAAACTCCCTACAGCCGTAGGGGCATGACCAGGAGCAGAGTTTACAGCCTATGCAGTCATCGTAGTTTACCAGCACTATACCATCCTGCTCTCTCTTATAGCTGGCTCCAGTTGGACAGACAGGCACACAGGGCGCATCCTGACAGTGCAGACAGGACTTGGGAAGATGAAAGACCTGCGTGTTGGGAAATTCACCCATCTCATAGCTCATTATCCTGTTATACCATACGCCCTGTGGTTCCTTTCCATAGGGGTCAAAGTCGGAAAGGGGACCAAAGGCAGCTTGAGTGTTCCACTCCTTACAGTTGGTAGCGCAGGCATGACAGCCAACGCATGTGTTTAGGTCTATTACAAGGGCAAACTGTGCCATGCCTAAGCCTCCTTATTAATTAGCTGTTTTAGAGATAAAAGTTTTTGAAAAAGTTTAGTTGACAATTCTTTCATTCTCTTAAGGTTTTCCGCATCAGTTTCCTTCCTGTTTTCTAAATCTATTTGCATGCTAATCTCATGAAATTCACAGTGAATACTCTCTATCTCTTCCAATACAGCCATTACATCTTCTGGAAGTTCCCCCTTTACTGGAGCTACCAACTCATCCCACCTTTTGCCAAAATTACAGCTATGGCAGTCCTTGTGCTCAAAGGGTTTGCCTTCCTTTATAGCTCTTTCCAGCTTGTTTATGTAAAGAGCGTGCTGAGATATGTAAATGTCCGCATCCTTTACCAACTCAGAAAGCTTAGTCAAAGGCATCGCTTACACCTCACCAAATACTTCTTTCAGGTCTAAATCTATACCCAGAAGTTCAGACTTTACAGAGCCCTTTTCTTTTGCTTTGGATATGAGCTTAAAGCCTTCTTGGGAGTTGGCGTAAACCTCAAAGGTCTTTCTTTTTGGGTCTACAATCCAGTATTCTTTAACGCCTGAGCGCTCATAAACTTCTTTTTTCTCCGTCAGGTCATAATAGGCTGTTGAAGGTGAGAGTATTTCCACAACAATGTCAGGTGCTCCTTCTATACCTTTTTGGCTTATCTTTGCTTTTGAACCTTCAAGCAACACCACTATATCAGGCTGATAGGCGTTCTCTTGGTCAAGGTAGACATCAAAAGGAGCTATAAAAACTTTGCCTTTTTTTGTCTTTTCCACAAGCTCGTATAGCTTAATAAAAAATCTCTTCTCTGTTTCTTGATGCTCATAACCTGGCGCTGGGCTCATGATAAGCTCTCCCTCAATAAGTTGATAAGGGCTACCCTCTGGCAAGCGCTCGTAGTCCTCAATGGTGTATCTTTTCTTTTCTACTACCTTCACGGCTTATACCTCAGGACGGGCACCCACCTTTCTTCTATATAAGGTAGAGGTTTTACCTCAAACTGGGGTGCGGTTTCTGGCGTTTGGTCTTGAGCTTTATAAACCTTTACCTTTGTGTCAAACCAGGCAAGGTGGCCAGTGATTGGGTCTCCGTAGTAGATTTCTTTTCCTCCTATCTTTATGCTGTGGGGTATAACATGGTTCAACAAAAAGCCCTCATGGCCCTCTTCGGCCTCTGGCTTGAGGCCCCAAGCTCCCTTCATTTTACCTATGGCGTTCCAGGTCCATACGGAGTTGGGTTCTGTGGTTTCTGTCAAAAAGACCTGGCATTTTACCTTTCCTATCCTTGACTCTACCCAAACCCAGTCTAGGTGCTTTATGCCAAGCTTTTCCGCCGTTTTTGGGTTCATGTAAAGGTAGTTCCTTGAAGATATTTGTCTTAGCCATGCGTTTTGTGAGTCCCAAGAGTGGTACATCCATTGGGGCCTTTGTGTAAAGGCATAAAGGGGGTAGTCCTTTCCGGAAACCTCTTCCTCAAAGGGTGGATACCAGAAGGGTAGAGGGTCAAAGTACTTTATAAGCCTTTCCCTCAATATGGGGTCGTTGGGTGGTTGGTTTTTGCCCTCCCATAGGCCTTGGCCGGCAAGCCTAAAGGTCTGCAAGGTCTCAAGGTAGAAGTTAAAGATTATGGGCGCCACCTTTTTCATAAAGCCTACGCTTACTGCCCATTCTTGGTAGTCTTTGTTAACATGCCTGTAATATCTCATGTTTTCCGGGAGCTTGTAGTAGAAAAAGCCCTTATTCTTTATGTACATTTCAAGCTGGTTGGGGTTTGGTTCTCCTACAAAGTGCTTGTCTCCGTTTTTGCCACGCCATCCTGCCAAGGCTCCCACTCCCGGCCTTATCTGCCAGTTTATAAGAAAGTCCTTAAAGTCCTTATACTTCCTTGAACCATCTGGGTTTACAAAGCCAGGAAGCTTGAGCCTTGAGCCAAGCTCTACCATCACATCTCCCCAGCCTCTCACGTCGTAGCCGTTTGCCACAGGGTCTATAATAGGATGCCTGAGGGCATCCACTGGACCATCCACCGCGGAAGGCGGCCTGTCAAGAAGCGAAAGGGAAAACCATTGCTCAAGGTATGTGGCATCTGGGAAAACCAAGTCGGAATAAGCCACTTGCTCGCTGTAAAAGGCATCTATGGTTATCACCTTTGGAATTATGTAATTGCCAGCTGGGTCTGTGGCGGTTAAGGCTTCTATTATGTAAGGAATATTTTGGGAAGAGTTCCAAGCCATATTTGCCATGTATATCATCAAGACTTCTATGCCGTAAGGATTTCTTTCATATGCAGCAGGGATAACGTTTTGAATACAGCCATGTGCTGTAAGTGGGAACCACCAGCTATAAGCATGGTCTATTCTAACTGGGTTGCCTTTCTCATCCACTAAAAGGTCATCTGGGCTTTGTGGATATCCAAGATGCGGTCCTGGGTAAACCTCTCCATACTTTATCTCATCGGGCCTTGTGATCTTATAAGGCTTCGGTAGGTCCTCAATGTGCTTTGGATAGGGTGGCTTGTTGAGGAAGCCTCCGGGCACATCTACCACTCCTAGCATCATCATAAGAAGGAAGATGGTCCTGGCCGTCTGAAAGCCGTTGGTGTGGGATGCCACTCCTCTCATAACATGGAAGGATACGGGCCTTCCTATAACCTTTTTGTGCTTTCTTCCCCAAACATCCACCCACTCTATAGGAAGCTCTATGGGGTGGTATAGGGCTATGGTGCCCATCTCCTTGGCTATCCTTTCTATGTCCTTGGCGGGTATGCCCGTTATCTTCTCTACTTTTTCTGGGCTATAGTCTTTTACAAGCCTCTCTGCAAAGATCTCAAAGGCTGGTCTTACCCTGTAGCCCTCTGGCGTGGTAAATTCACCTATAAAGGCAGGGTCTAAGTCCTCTGGCACTACCCTGTCTGCAGGCTTAAAAGACTGGGACTTTTTGTCAAAGACCATGGGCTTGCCTTCCTGGTTCCTATAAAAGAGTCCATCCTTTGGAGTGCCGGGAGCCTGAATTACAAGCCAAGATGCGTTGGTATATTCTCTTAGAAAATCCCAGTTTACCAGGTTGTATTTGAAAAGCGCATGCATTATACCCATAAAGAAGGCGCCATCTGTGCCCGGTTTTATGGGTACCCACTCGTCCGCTACAGCTCCATAACCCCACCTTACGGGGTTTACCACCACAAACTTTCCACCCTTTCTTTTCATCTCTTGAATGCCAAGCTTGAAGGGATTGGAAGAGTGGTCTTCGGCCACACCTATAAGCATAAAATACTTGGTGTTTTCAAAATCCGCTTCTCCAAACTCCCAGAAGGAACCACCGATAGAATAGAGGCCCGCTGCTGCAATGTTAACAGAGCAAAAACCACCGTGTGCTGCCCAGTTAACCGTACCAAGCTGGGATGCAAACCAGCTGTTTATCTGTTGCATTTGGTCCCTTCCTGTGAAAAAGGCTATCTTGTAAGGTCCCTTTTTGCGAGCTTCCTCAAGCCACTGGGTGGCTATCTGAAGGGCTTCTTCCCACTCAATCTCCCTGAATTGCCCGGAGCCTCTTGGACCAACTCTGAGAAGTGGTTTTCTTAGCCTTGCAGGGCTGTATTCCTTCATTATGCCAGAGGAACCCTTGGCACAGAGAACACCTTTGTTGGTAGGATGGTCGTCGTTGCCCTTTATGTATGTCACTTTATTATTTCTTACATATACCTCTATACCACACCTGCATGCACACATATAACATGTGCTGTAGGCTTTTCTGTCATAAAAGCTACCGCCTATCTCCATGGTAGACCTCCTGTGAAGTTATAAAATAAAACTTTTTCACAGTCTTTCCCTTTCAACCTTCTTATATGTTTATAAGCCCGGCTTATTACTCCTATAAGCCTGTCTTATGTAGATATTAAACCCTCACCTCCTTTACCCACCCCCAGTTCTTCAGAGTCCATTCCACAGTCCTTTTTATACCCTCCTCAAGGCTCACCTGAGGCTTCCAGCCAAGAAGACTCTCAGCCTTCTGAATGTCCGCCCATGTGGCTTTCATATCAGCTTTGTGGAAATCTTTTAGCTCAAGCTGTGCCTTTTTGCCCGTGTATTTTTCTATGAGACCTATAACCTCCAGTAGAGTGTGGGGGTTGTTGTTGCCCAGGTTTATTATCTCGTAGCCTAGGGGCTTTGTGGCCAGTATGGTTCCCTCTGCAATGTCGTCAATGTAGGTAAAGTCCCTGCTCTGGGAACCGTCGCCAAAGACCTCAAGTGTCTTCCCTTCCAGAACCCACTTTATGAACCTGAAGATGCTCATGTCAGGCCTTCCTGCAGGACCGTAGACGGTAAAATATCGAACCACAGACACATCTATGCCATACAGGTAGTGGTATGTGTAGCACAGCACCTCTGCAGACTTTTTGGAGGCAGCGTAGGGCGATATGGGTGTGTTCACCGGCAGGTCTTCCCTGAAGGGCATGGGCTGTCCTGCATAAAGGGATGAAGTGGAAGCGAGCACAAACTTTTTTATGCCCCGCTCCCTGCAGAGCTCAAGGAGGTTGAGAGTTCCCAGCACATTGGTGGTAAAGTAAACTTGGGGGTTTTCTATGGAATACCTGACCCCTGCCCTTGCCGCCTCGTTTATCACACAGTCAAAGGAATGCCTTTTAAAGGCCTCTTCCAGTGAATGCCTGTCCTCAATATCCATATGGTAGAAGGTAAAGTTCTCATACTCCTTCAGAAGCCCCAGCCTGTATTCCTTCAGCCTTGTATCGTAGTAATCGTTCATGTTGTCCACGCCAACAACTTTAAAACCCTTTTGAAGGAGCTTCTCTGAAACCTTCCACCCTATAAAGCCCGCACAGCCGGTGACCAGAAAGCTCTCCATGGCTTAGAATTTTAACATGCCCCTTGAAATCTACGAATTTTTGCTGAAAAAAGGCTTAGAGAGAAGACCTGTGCAGGAAAAGTTCTTCAGCATTGTCCTGTCAGCCATAGAGGAGGGAAACAACTGCGTGAAGGTCATTCAGGCACCTACAGGAACGGGAAAGACCTACGGCTATCTCATACCCCTTATGGAAAAGGGGCAGAAGGCCATAATCTCCACGGGAACAAAGCTCCTTCAGGAACAGCTACGCAGAGACATAGAAACTCTGAGGTCTTGTTACTTATACATCTTCGGCAAGGAGATAAGCTATCTTGTTATGAAGGGCAAGAGCAACTATCTGTGCCTTGACAGGTATTACGATCTGCCTCTGGAGAAAAGACCGGCTGAGCTGGAGATGGCTGTGGAGGGGAGCTGGGATGGAGATTTTGAATTTGTGAACCTTGAGACAGAGCTCAGAGAGAGGCTGTGTGTGGATGATGACTACTGCACGCCCCACTACAGGCAGACATGCAGTTTCAGGCAGGATTGCTACTACTGGGGAAGGTTAAAAAGGCTTGAAAGGCAGGCGGACCTTCTTGTGGTAAACCATGCCCTCCTGAGCCTGAAGGAGTTTGAAAACCCTGAAGAAAGGGTGCTGGTGCTTGACGAAGCCCATGAGCTTGACAGATACATAACCAGCAGTCTCACATCAGGGGTATCCCTTTATACCCTCAGAGTGGACATAATGGGCAAGGTGCTTGATTTTCTGAAGGAGGCAAGGTTTGAGCCGGAGGAATTTTTCATAAAAAACTTTGAGAGGCTCTTTAAGGAACAGAAGGAGGAGCTCCCGCTTGAGAGCCTTCAGCCTTATGCAGAAGCCTTTGAAAAGAGCATACTCTCACCACTGCTATTTTTCCACAGGACCATAAGGGAGAACCTTATATCAGAGCTCACAGGCTTTATCACAGACAGA is part of the Aquificaceae bacterium genome and encodes:
- a CDS encoding OmpA family protein, whose translation is MKKLGFLLMSSALLYAQDFSNMRILDGVNQVQRSIELAKRAEIDLKDPYHFEKARTSRDVANSLASSLDEAGSRLFMVKSFSALSKARAGRVELDNIEFIEQAEVKRVKKVEYGEYGEPLYYDEEEGSRIRVEYEKSLGLDISSLNSSLKYARENRALSCAPAELARAEVYYDAMAYELSKPQPSITKVVDFYGKAQTEINTAIQKVNIARDGNLECYTGKPFLPELAKAEPAPPPAPAPKPPQPQEELLMVTARVHFDFDKHNIKREYIPLLNEVVKALKENPGVRVRIEGFTDSIGPKAYNDRLALRRAQAVRDYLIKAGIPSERIEIAGFGKERYIADNATPIGRLTNRRAEFIVIQVPGQ
- the coaE gene encoding dephospho-CoA kinase (Dephospho-CoA kinase (CoaE) performs the final step in coenzyme A biosynthesis.) encodes the protein MLKIALTGNLGSGKSTVGRFFQEAGFQVFDADGIIRSFYEERGEVYTEVVRAFGSEILDEGGEIDRKRLADMVFKDAEKLRLLENITHIALYKRLEEEFRKIPEKGVVVVEASLLVEKGTYRNYHATLLVYAPYEVCRDRALRAGYSPEDFERRWKNQMPPEKKLRYAHFILENRGTLDNLRSRTLELVRVFRNWVEFQNEGIS
- the glp gene encoding gephyrin-like molybdotransferase Glp, which encodes MLTPYEDALELLLENTEPLPTEKIFLWNTLDRVLAEDIKADTDKPPFDNSAMDGYAVRSEDISEVPARLRLVGEAPAGGDADIRVEKGTAVRIFTGAPIPEGADTVVPVEFTKLEGEYVLVEKSLRKGANVRLRGEEIKGGEVILQRGTRVRRYEVSLMASVGRVMVEVFRRPKVAILSTGDEIRELGEALERPSHIRSSNNHALYAGALELGCEVVHLGIVRDEPEEIERVLRDVESFDIFVSTGGVSVGDKDFVQRLVKEMGFEVLFHKLRIKPAKPVLLARRGRSLFFGLPGNPVSCIMAFDLLVKPAIRRMQGFQECRPPLYRAELVRGFSRKDAERREFVRARFWQRDGRLFCDYSPKTQSHMLTSYVDANCYMVVYEDVHELKAGQVVDIIPFDW
- a CDS encoding nucleotidyltransferase domain-containing protein, whose amino-acid sequence is MGKKEIERLRGQVLQTLGERLNMEKCLLLLYGSTALGEDTELSDIDLALDCLEPLDDRLFLEIVEELSLRVDTPRKIELVEIRRLSEEFLESIIKGAVLWHVGRDYLKSWFRQRRL
- a CDS encoding DUF87 domain-containing protein, producing MKEYLEILRREVATASKSLKIASPWIDQCMLEKLLEVLPRGVRLEVILRAGELRDLSITGEGTFKALERYGAELYINEKLHAKLILIDDRLALVGSANLTRPGLEEDGNLEVMVALHGEEARRLLELFEDYKRRSVRLFEDTVAVVLSVESSTEAVVALFENLPEQSFLWAQREHGRLLCKLTKVYTHTGQPESLEGPSESRVWAVAYLRTSLRASGLMGKVRVLLELREKEEGYFGTPLSGLRPGDQLLPVREGDEDLKRVMKTNLSGYSMDLPVRVGNLVGRPVSVYVDLAKISSMHMAILGTTGSGKTTFVARLIENTPPAVCKTFVFDLFGEYRQKLRIEESRIHHVRIPYTLLPLWVEDIKELFREYGLLLQEKGEEERTFLTHMRTYIKPDLRLSAYAERGLGDMLLEASKGGLKKEVLEVLRMLSKDMGEEVLQNQPQVFRLLGEALSSPADVVIIDLRDVVNINTRLNMTGLLLREIMSIARSKPSRRLLVLEEAHNFAPERGATEVPAGRENLAISMTKRIALEGRKFGVGLLAVSQRPANLSKYVLSQLNTQAIFRLITQNDINAVSQFFEYPYEDQVRLLPTLKPGHLFLSGIAVPFSMLLEIEL
- the dtd gene encoding D-aminoacyl-tRNA deacylase — its product is MRAVLQRVKESRVLVDGSEVARIGEGLNILLGVGVGDTEDDVKKLVEKIINLRIFEGSSGKFNLSLLDIMGSALVVSQFTLYANIRKGRRPSFELAEKPERARELYELFVERLSEHVPTQCGMFGAMMEVHIVNWGPVTIILDSKEI
- a CDS encoding cytochrome c, which gives rise to MKRLFAVLFLINLSFAVEGELIFKNSCMRCHTDKDKKPLGYLKEKYKGKPEAVAELARRCPWGQGLSEMEIELVSKWLAGVK